A region from the Onychostoma macrolepis isolate SWU-2019 chromosome 18, ASM1243209v1, whole genome shotgun sequence genome encodes:
- the LOC131524057 gene encoding extracellular calcium-sensing receptor-like, translating to MFKFHSIYSYFHSIYRFLPFIQIDMAKRTVSLPLLLLVVYGVYSAQLCRLLSQPALPLLSAERDINIGAIFSIHISALLKMHPFTSKPEPTTCASFSLREFKFAQTLIFAIEEINNSTQLLPGVSLGYKIYDSCGSIAQAIFSGMALMNGYEETLSETSCSRPPAVNAIVGESNSSPTIAMASVAGPFSLPVISHFATCACLSNRKRFASFFRTIPSDYYQSRALAQLVKHFGWTWVGTVRSRSDYGNNGIAAFEEAAKQVGICIEYSETILRTDPQEQFLKTLEVIKKGTAKVVLAFVALRDFFPLVNVIVQHNITGIQWVGSESWITSRTIAETKEYSFLSGAVGFAIANAKLVGLREFLVNVHPDQEPNNELLKEFWETAFHCSFRISSNGGCTGSEKLAELQNEYTDVSELRIANKVYTAVYAIAHTLHNILKDFKSSTNSSKVERPTPQKVLEYMRDVRFTVKTSEEIFFDASGDPVARYDLVNWQPAGNVGLQFKHVGVYDSSLPSEKHLQVNQENVLWAGNSGQLPVSVCSETCPPGTRKAVQKGRPVCCYDCIPCAEGEISNGTDSSNCFPCDLEYWSNENKDRCVLKMVEFLSYTEIMGMVLCIFSFIGVLLTAMVSFLFYLHKETPIVRANNSELSFLLLFSLSLCFLCSLTFIGRPTEWSCMLRHTAFGITFVLCISCVLGKTIVVLMAFRATLPGSNFMKWFGPLQQRLSVVSLTLIQVIICVIWLTISPPFPYMNLSYYREKIILECNLGSALGFWAVLGYTGLLSILCFVLAFLARKLPDNFNEAKFITFSMLIFCAVWLTFIPAYVSSPGKFTVAVEIFAILASSFGLLFCIFAPKCYIILLKPEKNTKKQMMGKSSTKAL from the exons atgttcaagtttcattccatatattcatactttcattccatatat AGGTTCCTGCCCTTCATACAGATTGACATGGCAAAAAGGACTGTGTCACTGCCGCTACTGTTGCTGGTGGTGTATGGCGTCTATTCAGCACAACTCTGCAGACTGCTTAGTCAGCCTGCCCTTCCTCTACTTTCTGCAGAAAGAGACATTAACATTGGGGCGATATTCTCAATCCACATTAGTGCTCTGTTAAAGATGCATCCTTTCACTTCCAAACCAGAGCCAACAACATGCGCCAG CTTCAGCTTGCGAGAGTTTAAATTTGCTCAGACACTGATTTTTGCCATTGAGGAGATTAATAACAGCACACAGCTATTGCCTGGTGTTTCTCTGGGCTATAAGATATATGATTCATGTGGCTCAATAGCTCAGGCTATCTTCTCAGGCATGGCTTTGATGAATGGATATGAAGAGACTCTGAGTGAGACATCCTGTTCTAGACCACCAGCTGTTAATGCAATTGTTGGAGAGTCAAACTCCTCTCCAACCATAGCCATGGCTTCTGTAGCTGGTCCATTCAGTTTGCCTGTT ATCAGTCATTTTGCCACATGTGCATGCCTGAGTAACAGAAAAAGGTTTGCATCCTTCTTCAGAACAATACCCAGTGATTATTACCAAAGCAGAGCACTGGCTCAGCTTGTCAAGCACTTTGGCTGGACATGGGTTGGCACGGTAAGGAGTCGCAGTGACTATGGTAATAATGGCATTGCAGCATTTGAGGAGGCTGCAAAACAAGTAGGGATTTGTATTGAATACTCAGAAACCATATTAAGAACTGATCCACAAGAGCAGTTTCTGAAGACGCTAGAAGTGATAAAGAAGGGCACTGCCAAGGTGGTGCTGGCTTTTGTTGCACTAagagattttttcccccttgtgAATGTAATTGTGCAACACAACATCACAGGGATACAGTGGGTTGGCAGTGAATCCTGGATTACTTCTCGAACTATTGCAGAAACAAAGGAATACAGTTTCCTTTCTGGAGCTGTGGGTTTTGCTATAGCAAATGCCAAACTTGTGGGCCTGCGAGAGTTCCTAGTGAATGTGCACCCTGATCAAGAACCAAACAATGAACTTTTAAAAGAATTCTGGGAGACAGCATTTCACTGTTCTTTCAGGATTAGCAGCAATGGTGGCTGTACTGGTTCAGAAAAACTGGCAGAGCTGCAAAATGAGTATACTGATGTTTCAGAGCTACGGATAGCAAATAAAGTGTACACTGCAGTGTATGCTATTGCACATACActacataatatattaaaagacTTCAAATCCTCCACCAACAGTAGCAAAGTAGAACGGCCCACACCACAAAAG GTGTTGGAGTATATGAGAGATGTGAGATTCACTGTCAAAACAAGTGAAGAAATCTTCTTTGATGCAAGTGGTGATCCAGTGGCGAGATATGACCTTGTTAACTGGCAGCCTGCTGGGAATGTAGGTCTGCAGTTTAAGCATGTGGGTGTCTATGACAGCTCACTGCCTTCAGAGAAACATCTTCAGGTCAATCAGGAAAATGTGTTATGGGCAGGGAACAGTGGACAG TTGCCTGTGTCCGTGTGCAGTGAGACCTGCCCCCCCGGCACTAGGAAGGCTGTGCAAAAGGGTCGACCTGTCTGCTGTTATGACTGTATTCCATGTGCAGAGGGAGAAATCAGTAATGGCACAG atTCTAGTAACTGCTTCCCCTGTGACTTGGAGTACTGgtcaaatgaaaacaaagacaGATGTGTCTTAAAAATGGTTGAATTCCTTTCCTATACTGAAATCATGGGGATGGTGCTTTGTATTTTTTCCTTTATTGGAGTTTTATTAACAGCAATGGTATCTTTTCTCTTTTATCTTCATAAAGAAACACCTATTGTAAGAGCCAACAATTCAGAGCTGAGCTTCCTGTTGCTTTTCTCACTCTCGCTGTGTTTTCTCTGTTCACTCACTTTCATTGGTCGACCCACTGAATGGTCCTGTATGTTGCGTCACACAGCGTTTGGAATCACTTTTGTCCTTTGCATCTCCTGTGTTTTGGGGAAAACAATAGTGGTCTTAATGGCTTTCAGGGCTACACTTCCAGGAAGTAATTTCATGAAATGGTTTGGGCCTCTTCAACAGAGACTCAGTGTTGTTTCCTTAACGTTAATACAGGTGATTATATGTGTGATTTGGTTAACAATATCCCCTCCTTTCCCATATATGAATTTGAGCTATTACAGAGAAAAGATCATCCTAGAATGTAACTTAGGTTCAGCTCTTGGTTTCTGGGCTGTTCTGGGTTATACTGGTCTGCTATcaatcttgtgttttgttttagctTTTCTAGCTCGGAAGCTCCCTGATAACTTCAATGAAGCCAAGTTCATCACATTCAGTATGCTCATATTCTGTGCTGTCTGGCTCACATTTATCCCAGCTTATGTCAGTTCTCCTGGAAAATTTACTGTAGCTGTAGAGATATTTGCAATTTTAGCTTCGAGTTttggtttactattttgcaTATTTGCTCCGAAATGTTACATCATTTTGCTAAAACCAgagaaaaacacaaagaaacaaatGATGGGAAAATCTTCAACAAAAGCACTTTAA